From the genome of Chloroflexota bacterium, one region includes:
- a CDS encoding cupin domain-containing protein yields MAATEEGRRVIAPDERLTPYEKWIRRQGIPIHRAFFIEDLRTVEVGWWEFRQCRAAFLVLAGQEDIQESRVTAIPGGETLPPWKIALEEMCYCVQGHGMCTVWAGDKPKRQFEFQKNSLFMIPPNYTYQLSNVRGGEEVRLLQCNYLPLAMLIMPIPEFFFSNDFVDLDIVYREANAFSEAVSVERDDPGERGIRALWVGNFFPDMKSWDKLEAHRRRGAGGSVVDFRSRTGRGGHMSVFPVGTYKMAHRHGPGTVIVIPEGEGFSVLWPQGGEKEKTYVPWGEASVFVPPNQWYHQHFNTGTTPARYLAIARPGRVFDTDESLDARQIPYTEEDPEIRRRFEAELAKRGIESRMPPEVYTNPTYQWKYRGD; encoded by the coding sequence ATGGCAGCGACAGAGGAGGGGCGGCGCGTGATCGCGCCGGACGAGCGGCTCACGCCCTACGAGAAGTGGATCAGGCGGCAGGGGATTCCCATCCACCGCGCCTTCTTCATCGAGGACCTTCGGACGGTCGAGGTAGGGTGGTGGGAGTTTCGCCAGTGCCGCGCCGCGTTCCTGGTCCTGGCCGGGCAGGAGGACATCCAGGAGTCCCGCGTCACGGCCATCCCGGGCGGCGAGACGCTGCCGCCGTGGAAGATCGCGCTCGAGGAGATGTGCTACTGCGTCCAGGGGCACGGGATGTGCACCGTCTGGGCGGGCGACAAGCCCAAGCGGCAATTCGAGTTCCAGAAGAACAGCCTGTTCATGATTCCGCCGAACTACACGTATCAGCTCAGTAACGTTCGGGGGGGTGAGGAAGTCCGCCTGCTGCAGTGCAACTACCTCCCCCTCGCGATGCTCATCATGCCCATTCCCGAATTCTTCTTCAGTAATGACTTCGTCGATCTCGACATCGTTTACCGCGAGGCGAACGCGTTCTCCGAGGCGGTGTCCGTCGAGCGCGACGATCCGGGCGAGCGGGGCATCCGCGCGCTGTGGGTGGGAAATTTCTTCCCAGATATGAAGAGCTGGGACAAGCTGGAAGCGCACCGACGTCGCGGCGCGGGCGGCAGCGTCGTCGACTTTCGGTCGCGCACCGGCCGGGGTGGCCACATGTCGGTGTTCCCGGTCGGGACGTACAAGATGGCGCACCGCCACGGCCCGGGGACCGTGATCGTCATTCCGGAGGGAGAGGGTTTCAGCGTGCTGTGGCCGCAGGGCGGTGAGAAGGAGAAGACGTACGTCCCGTGGGGCGAGGCGAGCGTGTTCGTGCCGCCGAACCAGTGGTACCACCAGCACTTCAACACGGGCACGACACCGGCTCGTTACCTCGCCATCGCTCGACCGGGGCGCGTGTTTGACACCGATGAGTCTCTCGACGCGCGGCAGATTCCGTATACGGAGGAGGACCCCGAGATTCGGCGTCGGTTCGAGGCGGAGCTGGCGAAGCGCGGAATCGAGTCGCGGATGCCCCCGGAGGTCTACACGAACCCGACGTATCAGTGGAAGTACCGCGGAGATTAG
- a CDS encoding ABC transporter substrate-binding protein, whose product MGTRATYGLVWMALCALTVHCGPPPPGADRGRSQDPQVVGPKRLVAAIHGNPVSVSNALNAGGGGRIDGGQELSGLTSSGFAVQSTSGEWIPLLAEQLPSLENGLWTLLPDGAMETTWVIRHGALWHDGAPFVAHDIEFTAEMNNDGAMPWPIDPIYPYVDSVRAVDDRTLVVRWKEPFIRADQVPFNPPFPSHLLEERYRADKDNVATLPYWTTDFVGTGPFRVRDFVRDSHVVLTAFDRYVLGRPKLDELEVRFIPDDNAIVANLLAGAIDLTLGPGMSLDEGIQVRDRWAEGTMSSGVSSVINLNPQFLNPDPPVLLDAQFRRALYMAIDRKRLSDELMFGLSEIADGTINSAEVEYPYVASSIVRYPYDPDQAARIIDDLGFRKGGDGMLVDAAGKPLSVQIMATQDDSNAKPQLAVLDSWKALGVTPDAEVVTPQRQRDLAYRANFRSFSLQSGIVNGADGVNALLSREARLPERNYRGRNYTRFMNPEIDALVDRYFTTIPFADRMQVLSQIIHYTTDNLVWMPLYWRMLPTLVNKRVVGVQPHGSGNQWWNAQLWDVQ is encoded by the coding sequence ATGGGCACAAGAGCGACGTATGGGCTCGTCTGGATGGCGCTCTGCGCTCTCACCGTACACTGCGGTCCTCCGCCGCCGGGGGCCGACCGCGGCCGAAGCCAGGATCCGCAGGTCGTCGGGCCGAAACGCCTGGTAGCCGCGATCCACGGGAACCCGGTGTCGGTGAGCAACGCGCTCAACGCTGGCGGCGGCGGTCGCATCGACGGCGGACAGGAGCTGAGCGGGCTGACCAGCTCGGGGTTCGCCGTCCAGAGCACCTCGGGCGAGTGGATCCCGCTGCTCGCGGAGCAGCTGCCGAGTCTCGAAAACGGACTCTGGACCCTCCTGCCCGACGGCGCGATGGAGACGACCTGGGTGATCCGCCACGGCGCGCTCTGGCACGACGGCGCGCCCTTCGTGGCCCACGACATCGAGTTCACCGCGGAGATGAACAACGACGGAGCAATGCCCTGGCCCATCGACCCCATCTATCCATACGTGGACTCTGTCCGCGCCGTCGACGATCGGACGCTCGTCGTGAGGTGGAAGGAGCCTTTCATCCGGGCGGACCAGGTGCCGTTCAATCCGCCCTTCCCGAGCCACCTCCTGGAGGAGCGCTATCGGGCGGATAAGGACAACGTCGCGACCCTTCCCTACTGGACGACCGACTTCGTGGGAACCGGTCCGTTCCGCGTCCGCGACTTCGTGCGCGATAGCCACGTCGTTCTCACGGCGTTCGACCGGTACGTCCTCGGGCGGCCCAAGCTGGACGAGCTGGAAGTCCGCTTCATCCCGGACGATAACGCCATCGTGGCGAACCTGCTGGCCGGCGCGATTGACCTGACCCTGGGACCAGGGATGTCCCTCGATGAGGGAATTCAAGTGCGCGACCGCTGGGCCGAGGGGACGATGAGCTCCGGCGTCTCGAGCGTCATCAATCTCAACCCCCAGTTCCTCAATCCGGACCCGCCCGTTCTCCTCGACGCGCAGTTCCGCCGTGCGTTGTATATGGCCATCGACCGGAAGCGGCTCTCGGACGAGCTGATGTTCGGCCTGTCCGAGATCGCCGACGGCACGATCAACTCTGCCGAGGTCGAGTACCCGTACGTCGCCTCGTCCATCGTTCGATACCCGTACGACCCCGACCAAGCGGCTCGGATCATCGACGACCTCGGGTTCCGGAAGGGAGGCGACGGCATGCTCGTTGACGCAGCGGGCAAGCCGCTCTCGGTGCAGATCATGGCGACTCAGGACGACAGCAACGCGAAGCCGCAGCTCGCGGTTCTCGACTCGTGGAAGGCGCTGGGCGTGACGCCGGACGCGGAGGTCGTGACGCCGCAACGGCAGCGCGACCTCGCGTATCGGGCGAACTTCCGAAGCTTCTCGCTACAGTCGGGTATCGTCAACGGGGCCGATGGCGTGAACGCCCTGCTCAGCCGGGAGGCGCGCCTCCCCGAGCGCAACTACCGCGGGCGCAACTACACTCGCTTCATGAACCCGGAGATCGACGCGCTCGTGGATCGCTACTTCACCACGATCCCCTTCGCGGATCGCATGCAGGTCTTGAGTCAGATCATCCACTACACGACGGACAACCTCGTATGGATGCCGCTCTACTGGCGCATGCTGCCGACGCTCGTGAACAAACGCGTGGTCGGCGTGCAGCCGCACGGCAGCGGCAACCAGTGGTGGAACGCGCAGCTCTGGGACGTGCAGTAG
- a CDS encoding amidohydrolase family protein encodes MVNRYVDADGHVMENMEEISDFLEGPYRDGRGAVLPSLDRFHTPTVSRGPRQPGTFDRSINAARWVEFLDKASLDATVLYPTTGLAFGQIVYPDWAVAYARAYNDWLSDRYLQFNPRLKGAALIPMQDVPSAIQELRRAVTELGMVAAMIPSNGLTPHVSHKDYWPIYEEAQKLGCALAVHGGCYGDLGFDTYRVFPATRALGMPFPLAIAMTGFIVDGVLDAFPDLRIGFLEGGTAWIPLVIDRLERERLYSGLAIDKPVAEYFRSPRIFVGCEGNEEALAYAVQRVGPQAFMFASDFPHEISMDNCMEEIDEILERGDLGDGDKAAILGDNARAFYRL; translated from the coding sequence ATGGTCAACCGCTACGTGGACGCTGACGGCCATGTGATGGAGAACATGGAGGAGATCAGCGACTTCCTCGAAGGGCCGTATCGCGATGGGCGGGGCGCGGTGCTTCCAAGCCTCGACCGATTCCACACGCCTACCGTGAGTCGCGGGCCGCGCCAGCCGGGCACTTTCGACCGGAGCATCAACGCCGCGCGGTGGGTCGAGTTTCTCGACAAGGCCAGCCTGGACGCAACCGTGCTCTATCCGACGACGGGTCTGGCCTTTGGGCAGATCGTTTACCCCGACTGGGCCGTGGCCTACGCGCGGGCCTACAACGACTGGCTCTCCGACCGGTATTTGCAGTTCAACCCGCGCTTAAAGGGCGCCGCGCTCATTCCCATGCAGGACGTGCCCTCGGCCATTCAGGAGCTGCGGCGCGCGGTGACGGAGCTGGGCATGGTGGCGGCGATGATTCCCTCGAACGGGCTGACGCCGCACGTGAGTCACAAGGACTATTGGCCGATCTACGAGGAAGCGCAGAAGCTCGGATGCGCCCTCGCCGTACACGGAGGCTGCTATGGCGACCTCGGGTTCGACACCTACCGTGTGTTTCCCGCCACCCGCGCGCTCGGGATGCCCTTCCCGCTGGCCATCGCCATGACGGGGTTCATCGTTGACGGAGTGCTCGACGCGTTCCCCGACCTGCGAATCGGTTTTCTCGAGGGCGGCACGGCCTGGATCCCGCTCGTGATCGACCGCCTGGAGCGCGAGCGGCTCTACAGCGGCCTCGCCATCGACAAGCCCGTGGCCGAGTATTTTCGATCGCCGCGAATCTTCGTCGGGTGCGAGGGCAACGAGGAGGCCCTGGCCTACGCGGTGCAACGGGTCGGTCCTCAGGCCTTCATGTTCGCGTCCGACTTCCCGCACGAGATCAGCATGGATAATTGCATGGAGGAGATCGACGAGATCCTGGAGCGCGGCGACCTGGGCGATGGCGACAAGGCGGCGATCCTCGGCGATAACGCCCGGGCCTTCTACCGGCTGTGA
- a CDS encoding amidohydrolase family protein codes for MVIDADTHVDECEATWEYLDGDCRKFAPVTVMPTEAAPDGPNAGRGRWWLVGGQMVPRAIRDDAHHPPRTAREMHDVAVRLRDMDRLGVDVQVIFPTFFIRYGASDPVAEAALASAYNRWLADRCAPSGGRLRWVAQVPMLDAKRSVEELRWAKDNGACGVYKRGYDLEKPVTDPCFFPIYEEASALDLPICIHTGHPLPGREWDRGFPLMASFIGLITAGIPDLFPRLRFGFIEAGASWIPYCLSQLGMQRRSQALHERAQTFELKQDLFRANRLFVAIDPVDDIEYLVRLDAEDNLMIGTDYCHGDISANLQALGEVRRWVEDGRISETVATKLLETNPRAFYGF; via the coding sequence ATGGTGATCGACGCGGATACCCACGTCGACGAATGCGAAGCGACGTGGGAGTACCTCGATGGGGACTGCCGCAAATTCGCACCCGTGACCGTCATGCCCACGGAGGCGGCGCCCGATGGCCCCAATGCGGGGCGCGGGCGGTGGTGGCTCGTGGGTGGGCAAATGGTCCCGAGGGCGATCCGCGACGATGCACACCATCCACCCCGGACGGCGCGGGAGATGCACGACGTTGCAGTGCGACTCCGCGACATGGATCGGCTCGGCGTCGACGTGCAGGTCATCTTTCCGACGTTCTTCATCCGATACGGCGCCAGCGACCCGGTGGCTGAGGCCGCGCTGGCGTCGGCGTACAACCGGTGGCTGGCCGATCGGTGCGCGCCGTCCGGTGGTCGCCTTCGCTGGGTGGCGCAGGTCCCGATGCTGGACGCGAAGCGGTCGGTGGAGGAGCTGCGCTGGGCAAAGGACAACGGGGCGTGCGGCGTCTACAAGCGGGGCTATGACCTCGAGAAGCCGGTGACCGATCCCTGCTTCTTTCCCATCTATGAGGAAGCGAGCGCGCTCGATCTGCCCATCTGCATTCACACCGGGCACCCGCTGCCCGGACGCGAGTGGGATCGGGGCTTTCCGCTGATGGCCTCGTTCATCGGCCTGATCACGGCCGGGATACCGGACCTGTTTCCGCGGCTGCGGTTCGGGTTCATCGAGGCCGGCGCGTCGTGGATCCCCTACTGCCTCTCGCAGCTCGGGATGCAGCGGCGCTCACAGGCGCTCCACGAGCGGGCGCAGACCTTCGAGCTCAAGCAGGACCTCTTCCGGGCGAATCGCCTGTTCGTGGCCATCGACCCCGTGGACGATATTGAGTACCTGGTTCGCCTCGACGCTGAGGACAACCTAATGATCGGTACCGACTACTGCCACGGCGACATCTCGGCGAACTTGCAGGCCCTCGGAGAGGTGCGGCGCTGGGTCGAGGACGGGCGGATCAGCGAGACGGTGGCGACAAAGCTCCTCGAGACGAACCCGCGCGCCTTCTACGGCTTCTAG
- a CDS encoding ABC transporter substrate-binding protein, protein MAASSGEKALKLGIVARSQYAALKNESVKPRGATLECVEVAPMPRLFDRMIKDREFDASEMAIVTYLQGREFGEPFTAIPVFPLRAFPHGTILYNVNAGVQSPKDLEGKRIGVRAYAGTAGVWARGLLQSEYGVDPAKVTWIINDLEHIAAYQLPANVQLVKGANLAEMLTSGEIAAGIGVMGVDSPEVKPLIPNPRQAQVEWFRKTGVFPMNNTVVVKNELLTSDPGLAESLFGAFRDAKADYLRRLSEPGEKTRDEEADRRLMEIVGSDPLPVGIDANRKALEMIVQFCYDQQIIARKPDVDVLFAPATRTLT, encoded by the coding sequence ATGGCCGCTTCGAGCGGAGAGAAGGCGCTGAAGCTCGGGATCGTCGCGCGATCTCAATACGCAGCCCTGAAAAATGAATCGGTCAAGCCGCGCGGGGCGACGCTCGAGTGCGTCGAGGTCGCTCCAATGCCCCGCCTCTTCGACCGCATGATCAAGGACCGCGAATTCGACGCATCGGAGATGGCGATCGTCACGTATCTCCAGGGCCGGGAATTTGGCGAGCCATTCACGGCGATCCCGGTCTTCCCCTTGCGCGCCTTCCCCCACGGCACGATCCTCTACAACGTCAACGCGGGGGTCCAGTCGCCAAAGGACCTCGAAGGGAAACGGATCGGCGTTCGCGCCTATGCTGGAACCGCGGGTGTGTGGGCCCGAGGCCTGCTCCAATCGGAGTACGGCGTCGATCCCGCGAAGGTGACCTGGATCATCAATGACCTTGAGCACATCGCGGCCTACCAGCTCCCGGCCAACGTCCAGCTCGTCAAGGGCGCGAACCTCGCCGAAATGCTGACGTCGGGCGAGATCGCGGCGGGCATCGGTGTGATGGGCGTCGATTCCCCCGAGGTCAAGCCTCTGATCCCCAATCCGCGTCAGGCGCAGGTCGAATGGTTCCGCAAGACCGGCGTCTTCCCCATGAACAACACCGTCGTCGTCAAGAACGAGCTGCTCACCTCGGACCCCGGCCTCGCCGAATCCCTCTTTGGCGCGTTTAGGGACGCGAAGGCCGACTACCTCCGACGGCTGTCCGAGCCTGGGGAGAAGACCCGGGACGAGGAGGCGGACCGCCGCCTCATGGAAATCGTGGGCAGCGATCCGCTCCCGGTGGGAATCGACGCCAATCGGAAGGCACTCGAGATGATCGTGCAGTTCTGCTACGACCAGCAGATCATCGCGCGGAAGCCCGACGTGGACGTGCTCTTCGCCCCCGCCACCCGGACCTTGACGTAG
- a CDS encoding DUF427 domain-containing protein produces the protein MAQPAPEVLRARDPNHKVEVEDSPRWVRVELNGLIIADTKHAKLLRETQQRPVYYFPPEDVRLDLMQQTDRHTHCPYKGQASYWTVAIGDRVAENAVWSYPDPYPEHDQIRGHLAFYWNQMDAWYEEAEQIFGHPRDPYHRVDVIESTRHVRVAIDRETVAESRRPRLLFETGHPTRFYLPRDDVRMDLLSPTETRTRCPYKGQASYWTARVGDTELADIVWSYEDPIPECPKIKGYLSFFNEKVDVWVDGELEKRPITGWS, from the coding sequence ATGGCACAGCCGGCGCCCGAGGTCCTGCGAGCCCGCGACCCGAACCACAAGGTCGAAGTAGAGGACAGCCCCCGCTGGGTGCGCGTGGAGCTGAACGGCCTCATCATCGCCGACACCAAACACGCCAAGCTCCTTCGAGAGACCCAGCAGCGCCCGGTCTACTATTTCCCGCCGGAAGACGTCCGGCTCGACCTCATGCAGCAGACAGACCGGCACACCCACTGCCCCTATAAAGGGCAGGCCTCCTACTGGACGGTCGCTATCGGCGACCGGGTGGCCGAGAATGCGGTCTGGAGCTACCCGGACCCCTATCCAGAACACGACCAGATCCGGGGCCATCTCGCCTTCTACTGGAACCAGATGGACGCCTGGTACGAGGAGGCCGAGCAGATCTTCGGCCACCCCCGGGACCCCTACCATCGCGTCGACGTCATCGAGAGCACCCGACACGTCCGCGTCGCGATCGATCGGGAAACCGTCGCGGAATCGCGCAGGCCGCGCCTGCTCTTCGAGACCGGCCACCCGACGCGCTTCTACCTGCCGCGCGACGACGTGCGCATGGACCTCCTCTCGCCGACCGAGACGCGCACGCGTTGCCCGTACAAGGGTCAGGCGTCCTACTGGACGGCGCGGGTTGGCGACACGGAACTGGCGGACATCGTCTGGTCCTACGAGGACCCAATCCCGGAATGCCCCAAAATCAAGGGCTACCTCTCCTTCTTCAACGAGAAGGTGGACGTCTGGGTGGACGGCGAGCTGGAGAAGCGGCCCATCACCGGATGGTCGTAG
- a CDS encoding TIGR04255 family protein, which translates to MPDRSLVNPPIIEAVLDIDCSMPPDFDVAALEPHVRSAYSDRYPVVRPILLQQHLFTPGSGGHPVHEEQTSVQGFQLWQQDEKQLLQVRSQGFSFNRLKPYSTLAEYLPEIERAWKTFVSMTLPLQIHVIRMRYINRILLPTRGDLVNLDDYFAIGPRLPDSDSLIFTGFLDQHSAQERATGNAVTIILTAGQPTEDARVPIILDIETSRAVSVQPDDWSSILEIVESLRRLKNRVFFNSLTAKCLELFDASSQ; encoded by the coding sequence GTGCCCGATAGATCTCTCGTCAATCCCCCGATCATCGAGGCGGTCCTCGACATCGACTGCTCCATGCCACCCGACTTCGACGTTGCTGCCCTCGAGCCGCACGTCCGTTCGGCGTACAGCGATCGGTACCCTGTAGTCCGCCCAATCCTCCTGCAGCAGCATCTCTTCACTCCGGGGAGCGGAGGACATCCTGTCCATGAGGAGCAGACCTCCGTCCAGGGATTTCAACTATGGCAGCAGGATGAGAAGCAACTCCTCCAGGTCCGGTCGCAAGGCTTCTCGTTCAATCGTCTGAAACCGTACTCCACGCTGGCGGAATACCTTCCGGAGATCGAGCGGGCATGGAAGACGTTCGTGTCGATGACATTGCCACTGCAGATCCACGTGATCCGTATGCGCTACATCAATCGGATTCTCCTGCCGACTCGGGGTGATCTCGTCAACCTAGACGACTACTTCGCCATTGGTCCCCGCCTCCCGGACAGCGATTCGCTCATCTTCACAGGATTCCTCGACCAGCACTCTGCGCAAGAGCGCGCCACGGGCAATGCGGTTACCATCATATTGACCGCCGGACAGCCGACGGAGGATGCGCGCGTGCCGATCATCCTCGATATCGAGACGTCGCGAGCAGTAAGCGTGCAGCCAGACGACTGGTCATCGATTCTCGAGATCGTGGAATCGTTGCGGCGCCTAAAAAATCGCGTATTCTTCAATTCGTTGACGGCAAAATGCCTGGAGCTGTTTGATGCCTCTTCTCAGTGA
- a CDS encoding class I SAM-dependent RNA methyltransferase: MESVTDEIEIELTSAAFGGSAIGRVDGQVVFAPFALPRERVRAAITQRKADYFQVEVREILEANPARVAPRCPVFRVCGGCQWQHADYPLQLAMKRSVVVDQLRRIGGFAEAEDLVRDAVGMIDPWGYRNHVRFSLGRKYGDVGFTYRGTRRILRVDACDITHPAIVEVLRTIQRRCAGLRTHQITVRYGCNTGDLLVNPALPAVPELATGQTSLTEELLGRRFVISSAAFFQVNTKRERRPMPSALQGAGRVDGGDGDYSMADLLAACVLARLDAQPDDVVVDAYCGVGTFAALVAPRVRLAIGIEESAAAVRDAERNTADLGNVRFVTAKTEHALAALADERPSAVILDPSRVGCAPATVAALLGLRPRRIVYVSCDPATLARDLRLLCDGGYMVEQVEPIDMFPQTHHIETVTALRWDPSATATSTSQAN, encoded by the coding sequence GTGGAATCCGTAACAGACGAGATCGAGATCGAGCTGACGAGCGCGGCCTTCGGCGGGAGCGCCATCGGTCGCGTTGACGGGCAGGTGGTGTTCGCTCCCTTCGCGCTGCCCAGGGAGCGCGTGCGCGCCGCGATCACGCAGCGCAAGGCCGACTACTTCCAGGTGGAGGTCCGCGAGATCCTGGAGGCCAACCCGGCGCGCGTCGCGCCCCGCTGCCCGGTCTTCCGCGTGTGTGGCGGCTGCCAATGGCAGCACGCCGACTATCCGCTGCAGCTCGCCATGAAACGGTCGGTCGTCGTGGACCAGCTACGTCGCATCGGCGGCTTCGCGGAGGCGGAGGACCTCGTCCGGGACGCGGTGGGCATGATCGACCCCTGGGGATACCGAAACCACGTTCGGTTCAGCCTCGGTCGCAAGTACGGGGACGTCGGATTCACGTACAGGGGCACGCGCCGCATCCTGCGAGTCGATGCGTGCGACATCACGCATCCCGCGATCGTCGAGGTCCTGCGCACGATCCAGCGCCGCTGTGCGGGATTGCGGACGCACCAGATCACGGTGCGCTACGGCTGCAACACGGGCGACCTGCTGGTCAACCCGGCCCTTCCCGCTGTACCTGAGCTGGCAACGGGCCAGACCTCGCTGACGGAGGAGCTGCTGGGGCGCCGCTTCGTGATCTCGTCCGCCGCCTTCTTCCAGGTCAACACGAAGCGCGAGCGGCGGCCGATGCCGTCGGCGTTGCAGGGGGCGGGACGGGTCGACGGAGGAGACGGTGACTACTCCATGGCGGACCTGCTGGCGGCGTGCGTCCTCGCCCGCCTCGATGCCCAGCCAGACGACGTGGTGGTCGACGCCTACTGCGGGGTCGGCACCTTCGCCGCGCTCGTGGCGCCCAGGGTGCGGCTCGCGATCGGGATCGAGGAGTCAGCGGCGGCGGTGCGCGACGCCGAGCGCAACACGGCTGACCTGGGCAACGTGCGCTTCGTGACGGCGAAGACCGAGCACGCGCTCGCCGCGCTGGCGGACGAGCGCCCGAGCGCCGTCATCCTGGACCCATCGCGCGTTGGCTGCGCCCCCGCCACGGTCGCCGCGCTCCTCGGGCTGCGCCCGCGGCGCATCGTCTACGTCTCCTGCGACCCGGCCACGCTGGCCCGCGATCTTCGCCTCCTCTGCGACGGCGGCTACATGGTCGAGCAGGTGGAGCCCATCGACATGTTCCCGCAGACCCACCACATCGAGACGGTGACGGCGCTTCGGTGGGATCCATCGGCGACGGCTACGAGCACGAGCCAGGCGAATTGA
- a CDS encoding VanW family protein, which produces MQSYAIMRSQAIPMAVYRRRLLLNQVRPYTAALCAMIVFYQASLLVSGVRAPLETVLPARILYRPVAPECTGGDAACVDRPDLLAPEAVPVPAPPPPAGQGAASLSGVGYVALTNIKIAVNFLDGTVIPPGEQLSFDDVAHTWDFQEDPIYLMSVATSIHGLIPMRGGGVCWLSTALWNAALEAGLETDFRENHYGLVPILGPGLDATNTLVIRNDSSTPITVHAWIDAGGVHAELDPEQPLDRTATVDGPVPLGGGSYVTYQTISWADGTEDTNEFYSHYYW; this is translated from the coding sequence GTGCAGTCCTATGCCATTATGCGGTCGCAGGCCATCCCGATGGCCGTGTACCGCCGCCGTCTTCTCCTCAATCAGGTGCGCCCGTATACCGCCGCGCTCTGCGCGATGATCGTCTTCTATCAGGCCTCGCTTCTGGTCTCGGGCGTCCGAGCGCCCCTGGAGACCGTGCTGCCCGCGCGTATCCTCTATCGTCCCGTCGCGCCCGAGTGTACGGGCGGCGATGCCGCGTGCGTCGACCGTCCGGACCTCCTCGCGCCCGAGGCCGTCCCCGTGCCAGCGCCGCCGCCGCCCGCCGGACAGGGGGCCGCCTCTCTCTCGGGCGTCGGGTACGTGGCGCTGACCAACATCAAGATCGCGGTGAATTTCCTGGACGGAACGGTCATCCCTCCGGGCGAGCAGCTCTCATTCGACGATGTCGCCCATACCTGGGACTTCCAGGAAGACCCCATCTATCTGATGAGCGTCGCGACCTCCATTCACGGCCTTATTCCGATGCGGGGCGGCGGCGTCTGCTGGCTTTCGACCGCGCTCTGGAACGCCGCCCTGGAGGCCGGCCTCGAGACGGACTTTCGCGAGAACCACTATGGGCTGGTGCCGATCCTCGGTCCCGGTCTCGATGCCACGAACACGCTGGTGATCCGCAACGACTCGTCCACGCCCATCACGGTCCATGCGTGGATCGACGCCGGCGGCGTCCACGCGGAGCTGGACCCCGAGCAGCCCCTCGACCGGACGGCCACGGTGGACGGACCCGTTCCTCTCGGCGGCGGGTCGTACGTCACCTATCAGACCATCTCCTGGGCCGACGGCACCGAGGACACCAACGAGTTCTACAGCCACTATTACTGGTAG